In Fragaria vesca subsp. vesca linkage group LG5, FraVesHawaii_1.0, whole genome shotgun sequence, the genomic stretch GTGCGAAAGAAGCGGATACCGAGGTATACCGAATACTTTGTCAAATGGAAGGGGCTACCCGTGTCCGAGGCTAGTTGGGAGAAAGAGGAGTCCTTGTGGCAATTCAAGGACAAGATTGCCGAGTTCAAGCAAGAGGAGCTCGCAAGGGCGACGAGGACGTCGCCGACTTGAGTGGGGGAGAATGTCATGGACTAAGTTTGAGTGAAGTAAGTCCATGACACAAATCCAAGTCCATCATGCACGGTCCAAGCCTAAGGAGAAGCACTTTGACATTCAAGAACATGATGGACCTATCTAGAGAATTCTAGAACACTTTAGAATTCCCTAGCTTAGATATTTTCTTGTAGATACTTTGAGTACATTCTAGAACATGTAATTATAGCCATAGGATCAAATGAATCCTAGCCATCCATTGAGGAGGTGCTAGGCTATAAATAGGTGGTGAAGGCTCTTAGCCAAACCATCCTTGGAAAGTCTTGTAAAGTGTTCATAACTTAATACAAAGTTCATTTCTCCCACATTGTCTAAGTGTTTGCTTTGCTTAGCTTTGCACACTTAGTATACTTCTAGCATTCTTGCTCTCTTGTGTTGCTCTTGTTTCCGTTGCGTGAAGGCGAGGCTGACTTAGACAGTTCGAGGAGGTGAACAACTCTAAGGCCGCACGGTTGGTAGAAAGGCGAAGTTCTCATCCCGTGGCACTATACCTTCTAACCATTTGGATGATGAATTCATCTGGGACCTACTTCTCAAGGTAAGTTTACCATCAAATCTACTACTTGGTTACAACTTGAAGATGTTCATAAGCATATAGATATATTGCACTGATCAATAAACAATAAACTGTGAAAGTTGAATATTCAGCCAAAATTTAAGACTTTCGGCTGGCTTTTACCTAGAGGTCGGTTAAAAACTAGAGACCGACTCTCTAGATTTGGTGTTGTTCAAGATAATTCTTGTCCTCTTTGTAATGAAGATAACGAAACTGCTGACCACTTATTTGGCTACTGCATATGCACAAAAGAGATTTGGAACAAGTCAGGAATCAATCCTAATTTAAATTGGGAGGAGGGTTTTATCAAGGTTCTTCATAACTTATTTATTACTCAACCTTATATATGATGCGAACTTATTTGCAAAGATTATTTTAACTTGTTGGAACATTTGGAAGTCCAAGAATAAAATTATTTTTTAAGGGTTCAACTCCTAATCAACGAACTATACTGCTCAGTTACTTTGGCATTTGATGGTAGAAAAAAAATTCTCATATCTTATTGAATAAATCTATGGTCAAATGGTCACCTCATATTGGTGACGTGTTGAAAGTTAATTTTGATGGTTCAGTTAATGGTGATTCTACAGTTGGTAGTTTTGTTATTAGAAACCCCCTTGGTAAACCCCTAGCTGCATCAGCACTATACTTAGGCCACACTACAGTTCCGGTAGCAGAAGCTTCGGCGCTTCGTAGCAATCTTCTTTTCGCTAAAGAAAAAGGATTCGTGAATATTAAAGTTGAAGGTGATTCAAAGTTAGTCATTGATTCAGTCAATGGAAGCATTGCACCACCTTGGAGGTTGCTAAAGATTGTTGAATACATTAGAGCTTTAGCTTTCTCTTTTACTATTATCTTTTTCAAGCATGTTTTTAGAGAGATCAATTTTGTGGTTGATGCCTTAGCAAATCTTGGTCACAAAACTAGGGTCTCTTCATTTTGGAATGATCATATTCATTGCGAGGCTTCAAATGCTCTTGTATTCGACAGTGTAAATCTTAGATACCCTAGAGGCACCTCTATCTAATGCATTTATTTTTCATAAAAAATAAAAATAAAATAAAAACTTATACCAGGCAACCAGCTTCAACCATCTCATATATGATGGAGGAGAGGAGATCAACCCAACCTCTATTTACTGACCAAAATCTAGTTCCTTATTGGTTTTTTTGTGTGGCAACCTGATGCACTTGAGAGTGAACTGATGATGATAATGAGGACTATATGATCGAGGACTTATTTATCCGCTCTAGAGGAAGTTCTACTGCAATGGTTGTTTTAGGGAATTCATTTAACCAAATGCAGACTGAGCGACTATGTCTAAGAGTTTTAGGGATGCATTCATTTTTCAGTGTTTCTTTCAACTTTAGAGATTTCAGTAATTTACTTTATGTTGCAGATCAAAAGAATGATTGTATTAATGTGAATTTGAAAGTTAATCTCATTAGGCGAGTCCAACTAATTTGGCTAAGGCTTCCTCCTCTAGTTCTTTTATTCTTTTATGTTGTGTTTGATGATACGCATGTTGTTATCTTTATTACATTTAGATATATAGTCACTCTCATACCTCTTTATTTAAGTTTTATGTGTAAATTTTGCTGCAATTTTTTTTTTTTTACCAGATAGTGCCCTAATTGTTATTCACACTCACACTTTCAAATTTTTTTATGATACTTCAAAATACAATATTATTTGTTGCAAAACTAACAATTGTTACACCAAGACATTGTCTCCGAGAGGCGAAATCTACTATTAAAGTAGTGTTTATACGCCTCGATCTTAAACATTTTTTAAAAATGTTCTATACAAGCCTCATCAATCAATGAGATGTATTTATATTATGTTATTTGTTAATAATATTCATATTTGTGTGATTTTAGAAGAGGTTAAATCTTATGGCGATACTAACATTCATCGACTAAATTTTACAATAATCAATAGAGCTATAAAGTTCTTCCTGCTGCTTTTGGAATTTTATAAGAAGTTATTTTCAGGGACGAGCTATTGCTCCTTTGTTAAAAGATTTCTACATCGGCCACCTCCTCCACAATTGTTTTAACTTTCTCTACGTCTTTTTAAATGCAATGGTTGTTTTCTTCGTAGAAAAGGGATTTTATATTTATTTCCTTTATGTAATTTTAGCGAATTATTAAGGTTTTTCCTAATATGGTTTATGTAATACTATGTTTAAGGGTTCGAGTTTTCTTTTTATGTGATTTGTATCTTAAAAATCAGTCCGCTTAAGAAATGTTGTTCATGATCCTTGTTTTTTCGTTTATCATCTGCCAGCGTACAACAATATCCATGATTTAGAGACCATGATTATCAATCTCATGCACTGAATTATTATCATTAGTTTGTGGTTGCCACATAACCATCTCTGACACTGGTAGGGAACTATCATCATCATGGGTATGTGCATTAGGTTTTGCGGGAACTATCTCAGGCACTACAAGGGAAGTATCATCATAAGTTTGCCGAAAAACCATCTGCTTGAGAGTTTCTCCTTTTAAGCCTAGGTTTGCTCTTTAGTGGCTCTTTCATTGTTAGGAATTTCACCACTTGATTTGGTTTCGCTGATTGTGAGGATGTTTGTTGGTAATGTTGATATCGATGTGAGCATAAATATGAACTTGATTGGGTGGGTGCTGCCTTTGTGAGTAAGGGTCCATGTCTTAGTTATCTCTTTGTTTTCAACAGTATCTGATGATCTCTATGCTTCTATCACTAGCGGAATCATTGCACCAGCTTGATTTCATTTCTAGAACTTTATCATTGAACTGAAAAGTGACCACAGTCACCACACCAATATGAAGAGTAAGGAGAAGCAACTGAACAAGCTATGTGGCAGCGGCACTGATATTAGACATCCAACTGTCATGGATTTGAAGAAGTGCACCTCCAAAAGTGAGAGGCTGAGAAGGTGTAGGCTGTCTTAATAGTGAATTATATAACCCCATCAATTTGTTACGCATATAATTCTTAACGTCATTCCAAGTCTAATCAATAGTCTGCTGCATCAGACCATGAGTAATAACATTGAACAGTGAATATAGAAACAAGAAAACTCTCGCCCACCCAGGTAGAAATGTAAAGATCTAATATCCAAATACAAACCCAAAAATATACCTCTTACGACAGTCCTAAAGGCAGCAGTCTCAGTGCTCATCAAAAATCCCACTAGCATGATAGGGAAAATGACAATGTAAAAGGTAATCCTCTAATCAGTATCAGCATGGTTCTCCGTTGCCACTTGGGGCTTATTTTGATTCTCGCCAAACAACCAAGCAAACCATAGACCCCCATCCCCCACATTGCCTACAACAACCTCCACATCCCGCTGCCTAGGATCACCCACCAAACCAGATAACAACAGTGAGATCCAACATCCTGCAAAATGACGAACTCTGATATCTACTTCTAAATGTGCAAATAATATCTGAAAAGCCATCCATTTCTTCAAATTAGTATCACAAGAGGCATGAGGATAACCAAGATAACGAGCAGTTAGTTCATAATAATATGTTTACAATAGGCTATTACACAGGCTATTCCCTCTTACACCATGTCAATTTTCAAGTTATTAAAATGATTTTGTCGTACTTATCAGTCGAAGGTAGTTAATTATTGGTGGGGATCTAGCGGGAAGAAAATGGTATCATTGGTAGTGAAATTGAACTATCGATTTACCAACTTTACAACAAATATATTTTCGGAATATAACAAAACGATACAGCTATCTAAGATTAAATATCGTTTGTATTTCTAAAGTCTAGTAACTTACATGTACAAAAGATAGCCATTTCAATACACATCAATATATCTTTGTGCAACCCTAGCCTACTTTCCAATATATGTTGCTTTAAAATATATCGATCATCGAATTTGACGATTAAAACACTTTAGCCATTTATATCTTTGTTTTGGCCTCGATCCATATGACTAATCGCAATAACTTTTTTTTATGGTTGTATTTATTTATTAGTGTCCTAACAAGACAACCACACATAAACGAGTTGCAACTTTTTATACAAGATAGATGGATATTGTCTCCAAGAGAATGTCATTACAAATGACACAAAAATCGGGTTTTCGTAATACACACTAAGAGCATTTTCATCTGAATAGGCAATTTGGGCACCTAAGCACGACAACTCTAATTTGACATTGCCAATAGCCTTCAACCAAATAGGCAATGTCGAATATGACACTTGAAAATGACATTGAGGGGAGGCAATGTCAAATTGCTTTTTACTCTCTCTATCAAAATTTTCATATGTATTTTTACTTGTTAACATGTTTAAATGAGTGTTTATTGCATGGTAAATATTTAAATTAATTTGACATCTTCATTGGAGTAGAGATTAACTAAATTAGCAAATGTTATGTTTGCCATGTCACATGTCAAATTTTGAATTCAACAAAAATATTTGACATCTCCAATGGGGATGCTCTAAAGCAAGATTATAGGAGTCCATGCTTTTTGTACAAATTAAGCCTAGGTAAGACAATCCGGTGAAACAAACATGTCATAATATTACTGGTTTGTTTTTTGTTCCTAAGATGTTGGCTGTTGTTGAAAAACATGTAAGGATGATTGAAAAATCTAAGTTTATTACAGATCATGCAACCGTAGCTGAGCAAGAAGTGAAGACAAAATATGGCTTTGAAGAATGAAGAGAGATGGTGATACAAAAGCAAGAAATATATAGGTTCATATTGATTGACTAAAAAAGTAGTAAGTACAACTGTTTTGTTTGGATTTGCCTAGCTAACAAACCCTTTTGTATTTTGTATGAGAAGATATTTAACCTCATACTTGGTTTCTTATCCAAATGATGTTTGATTTTGTCACATCCCAGGACCCATTCCGCCGTAACACGATATTGTCCGTTTTGGGCCCACCGGCCCTCACGGTTTTGTTTTCGGCAGCTCAAGAGCAGCTTCCCAGTAGGTCACCCATCCTGGGATTGCTCTAGCATCAACATGCTTAACCTCGGAGTACCCATCCCCTCCGAAGCCGCTGAGCCACCAAAAGGCCTCGTGTTAGATTGGAGGTGGGCATGTACATATACAACACATAACCCCTCTCCGTTTGGCCGATGTGGGATATTACAGATTTCTCATCCGAATGATGTTTAAAGTAAGCAAAAGATTTATCCGAATGAGCTGCTTCTTATCGGTGTTTGTTTGCAATTAGCTTTCTCTACTACCTTTATATTTTGTATGAGAAGATGTTCAACCTCATACATGGTTGCTTATTCGAATGATGTTTAGTTTCTTATCCGAATGATGTTTAAAGTAGGCTAAAGATTTATCCGAATGAGCTGCTTCTTCTCGGTGTTTGTTTGCCATTAGTTTTCTCTACTCTACTACTTATATTTCTTATTGTGTCTAAATCTTTTGTCAATTTATAGCTATATATATATATATATATATATATATATATATATATATAGTAGTAGTAGTAGTNNNNNNNNNNNNNNNNNNNNNNNNNNNNNNNNNNNNNNNNNNNNNNNNNNNNNNNNNNNNNNNNNNNNNNNNNNNNNNNNNNNNNNNNNNNNNNNNNNNNNNNNNNNNNNTAAAGGGTGTCTTTGCTTACAAATCATGTACTCCTAGGTTGAACAGGAAAAGATTGACTTGACCTTATTGAGGAAGATAACTGCTATATTTTGGCTTTTAGCATACAAACCCAAAATTGACTCTTTTATTTCTAAAACTCTAGTAAACATAAGAACATTATATTGGGAGACTAAATCCCACAAGTAGAAAATCAAGTGGGGGCAAATCAACAAAAACTTTAAAAGGGGCTTTGTACGCACTACAAAAGTACCAATCAAGTTAGGTTTATTACTAGCCTAGGGATGACAATAGGTAGGGTAGGGTTAGGGGATCAAAATATCATACCCGTACCCTTTTTCGTTTTTCATCCCCGTACCCGCCCCATTCCCCGTAATTAGATAATGGGGATTCTCCATCCCCTTTGGGGATTACGTTCCCATACCTGTTAACAATTATGTAATAATTAATTTTTAAAAAATAATTATGAAATATAGAAATATGAAAATAAAATCAAATACATATATAAATAAGTTTCTTGATTCAATCCAACAAAAACGAATACAAGTCTCGGTTAAAAAATAGAATCATAGAAAATAAATATTACAAAATTAAGATTTTACATAAATATTTATTTATAAATAATATATATTAAAAAAAATATATATATATATATAAAATAAATTGTATTTAATAATATTTTCATCCTAAATGGGTGGGGATGCGAACGAATATCAAAAAACCATACCCGTCCCGTACCCGATTCAAAAATCCGAATATTGAGAATCCCCATATCCGTCACCCGTTTATCCCTATATATCTCCCCTGTTAGGACCGAATACCCGTGAGTACCCTACCCGTTAGGGTTTATTGTCATCCCTATACTAGCCTAATTTGTGGGCGTTAACCAGTAAGTCATGCATTGGATTTTTTTTCAACCAATAATTATTTTAAGTTCAAACATATACACTGCAGAGAGCCAAAACTGCGACATAACCAGGCTTGTACAACCCAAAGCTTGAAATCATTACAGATGCGTAACCCCAAATGCAGACCCAAGTAGAGAGAACATGGCAGCCTGTCATCACCAGTGCGGGAACCCCCTTCATCGGGACGGCACTCGGCTACTTATCATGTATGGATGTGGGCAGCCCAGGCTAGGTCACCAGTGTCATCCCCTTCATAGGGTGGTCACCCTCTTCAACAAGCCATGATCACCAGAGAAAGTGCCACATACAACACCATGCAAAGAACCCAGACTCGACTCCTCCCCGAGACCCCGTGCACTAAACAAACGAGAAAAGGCTAGCTTAAGATTCATCTGGAGCTCCGCCATATGACTCGGAGTCTCTGATGAGGTTCTTCCTCCATATGTTATTTTGCCCAGAATTTAACTTATAAATGTAAGCAGGGGTCCAAAGAATCTGAGACTGATGACTTCTGGATAAGAGCTAACATGGTCATTTGGCGTTATAGCAATTAACTATAATGGTCAATGTACATGATTATGTTCACGACAAAAACATTAGTCAGCATCCTCTGAAAATGAGATCTGTAAGATTCAATTATTCTACAGGAACATATATGGCTCACATGTCCTCCCACACCTACCAGCTTAAAACTTTAAACGAGCAAACATACCGATAAGATTTTATAACTGGGAATCAAAATTTAACCAACAAACTGCGCTGAAACTATAGCTGCAAACTTTTATTAATTTCACTGTGATGATAAGAATGAGTGCATTGCCATGCCCCATACCATATGAACACCATAGAAAATGATACCTAAACTATTTAACCACAGCTCAAAGTTATTCAGAGAACCATAAATTTGGAAATACACAAATAAACAACTTAACAATAGATCCTTCGGTCAAAGACCACGCTAGGGACTCGTTCGGGTAAAACACAATACAATTCTTCCCATTATGCAACAATCTGACCAAAGAGCCTTCTGCGGATCTGCAGAAAGAATAACAAAAGCTCAGTTTTAGCGTTTTTCCAGAAAACATGATAAGTAATCAAATTTAAGCAATGAGTCATGTCCTATATGCAGTAAGCGCTCGATCTGACTGGGACAGAAGATGAAATGTGAACATTGTAATCAAATTTGCACGAGAAATACCTCTGGAAGCTTTTTACGGAATACAACATCCAACCGTGCATCAAGAGTGTTCTCACACACAATCTTCCCGTCTCGAGAAGCCAAGACTACACCTCCAGAACTGAAAAATCGGAAATAATCATCAGCAATCAGAACAGGAATTGTTTGAGAATCTAGATAATAGAAAGCCAAATCAAATCCTGTCATAATCGGAAGCTGCTTCAGCTACAAGGCCCATACCTTGGTCCAGACATGAGACAGACAAAGAAACATACCAGGAATTAACATGGGGATTATGATGGGTGGGAGCAGGTGGAAGATAGACAGTGTGATCAACTAGGATCTCTGGTGCATGAACATCTCTTTTCTCTGCATATTCCTGCGCAGCTGCTTCCAGAATAGACTCCACTAGATGCACGTCATCCTTGCGACAACGCAACAGCACAGCAGGCTCTTTCAGCCTAAGCAAATTCTGCAACAAAATCATAAGTTTTAAGTAAAATTTCGTACGGATAATGAGTAATTTACCCATGAAAGCATCCAAAAAGTTGGAGTAAATTAGATGGATTCAGGTGTAAGCATACCCAGTGAAATGATATGAAACATCACCATGAATTCAAACTCAAGCAATTATCATCATATGAAGGTTATATGGGTTCACAATATCAAAGGTTATTTGGGATCAACTATTACATGTGTTGGATTATGTAACAAATCACAAACTTATATTTGCTAGCAATTTAGAACATAAAAACTGTTGGTGTAGGTTGCTTAGTTATGCATATTGAAAAGCATACATACCTGAATGATCAGATCTTTCAGGAGCTTTGCATATTTTTTATGATCTTTGCTCACATTCAGAAGCTCCTTGGATGCAGCCTCCTTCATGGAGTTGACCACATCATCTTGAGCTTGAAGAACCTTAATACGAGAAGCATTGAGTTGCATGGAATACTCACTGCAAGAGCCAATAAAAACAACCTGTTACTCACCCACATCTGTTCAATTCACACAGAACCCTCAATAAACCCCTCCACCAACTACCAAAATGAATCACACATAACCATAGAACCCATTTCAATTGAGCATGATATCACATTCTAATGGTTCCATCAACTCCTCAGGCTAACACAATGCAAATTGATCTAGAACTATAGGCAGAAAAAACATTCCATACTTCCAGCGCTAAATCCAATGACATATCTCACTGTGACAACACAATGTCTCCATACGAATAGCTTTCAACTCTTCTGAGCTAATATCCTCTAAATCAATAAAATTTGCTGACAAACTCCAACAATTTCAAACTCTCCGGAGTTCCTAAATTCACTATCCTATTCCACGCTATCTCACCGTGACAATACAATGTCTCCATACGAATTCCTTTCAAACTCTTCCGAGCTAATATCCTTTAAATCAATAAAATTTGCACACAAACTCCAACAATTCCAAACTCTCCGGAGTTCCTAAATTCACTAACCTATTCAAAGCCACATTATTACTGAAGATTTAAGCATCAAACAAATCCAGATCATAAACACAGATATGAAATCACGAAAGGTTTAATCAAGCTTACATCTTCTTTCGCACATCGACTTGCTTCTCCTTCTTCTCATACTCCTGCCTGATCTTCTTCTTCTCCGCCTCAACCAGCTGCAGCTTCTCAATGTTGAATTCCTGCCGAAAACAAACACAACCGAATCAGATAATCAATCTCAATTGGAGCATATAAACTTACAGAACCGGATCAAGAATAAGCTGAAACTACAAGTAGAATTGGAGGAATCAGAATCAGAAGAAGTACTTCTTCGGCGGAGACGGAGATCTCGTTGGCCTTTTCCTCAGCTTCCTGGCGAATGAACCTCACCATCTGCTGGATCTGCTTGGAGACATCGGTGTCGTTCATGGTGGCGGAGGCTGGGAGTTTGAATCGGAGAAGATCGGAGAGGATGAGAGTCTATCTCTTTTCTCTGAGAGTCACTGTGAGGCTTTCTCCGGTCGTAAAACTGAGGAGAGAAACCGTAGGCAAAATGGAGTCCAATCGATTTTTATACGTGTGTGAATCACCAGTGACAGCAAGTCCGTATTGATTTTTCTAATTTTGCTTTGTTATCTTTTAACTTTTAGGCCATTAATGAAATGAAAATATGAAATAAAAAAATAAATAATACTAAAAAGAAAAAATCCATCCGACAGATTTTTTCTTTCAGAAAAGATAAATGAATCAAGAAAATAATTATTCTCATTAGAATGGCATCGTAGATGAATGT encodes the following:
- the LOC101302842 gene encoding uncharacterized protein LOC101302842 is translated as MVKWSPHIGDVLKVNFDGSVNGDSTVGSFVIRNPLGKPLAASALYLGHTTVPVAEASALRSNLLFAKEKGFVNIKVEGDSKLVIDSVNGSIAPPWRLLKIVEYIRALAFSFTIIFFKHVFREINFVVDALANLGHKTRVSSFWNDHIHCEASNALVFDSVNLRYPRGTSI
- the LOC101301777 gene encoding V-type proton ATPase subunit E-like, whose amino-acid sequence is MNDTDVSKQIQQMVRFIRQEAEEKANEISVSAEEEFNIEKLQLVEAEKKKIRQEYEKKEKQVDVRKKIEYSMQLNASRIKVLQAQDDVVNSMKEAASKELLNVSKDHKKYAKLLKDLIIQNLLRLKEPAVLLRCRKDDVHLVESILEAAAQEYAEKRDVHAPEILVDHTVYLPPAPTHHNPHVNSCSGGVVLASRDGKIVCENTLDARLDVVFRKKLPEIRRRLFGQIVA